In a single window of the Gossypium hirsutum isolate 1008001.06 chromosome A13, Gossypium_hirsutum_v2.1, whole genome shotgun sequence genome:
- the LOC121212288 gene encoding uncharacterized protein, translated as MLRGCVIEFRGSWEDYLPLAGFAYNNSYQSSIGMAPYEALYGQRCRTPTCWTELGERRVLGLELVADTEDNVKLIPDRLKEASDRQIWPVAYQLELPPELGQIHDVFHASMLRRYHSDPSHVVAIKEIEVRPYVTFEEEPIQIIGRDVKGISVRSRFWIPADLLFRSEKYACLVIKVKASKGLAFRDDSSPMSLRLMVNGEGNEVGKVEDVPVRLAPQEIGVVSVDDAGDLSLSC; from the exons atgttgaggggatgcgtgattgagtTCCGAGGTAGCTGGGAGGACTATTTACCGTTAGCCggatttgcgtacaataatagttatcaatcaagCATTGGGATGGCTCCatacgaggcactgtatgggcaaAGGTGTCGAACTCCAACATGTTGGACGGAGTTGGGCGAACGGAGAGTTTTGGGCCTTGAGTTAGTAGCCGATACTGAGGATAACGTAAAATTGATTCCGGATCGTTTGAAGGAGGCATCGGATAG GCAGATTTGGCCAGTCGCTTATCAGCTAGAATTACCTCCTGAACTAGGCCAGatccatgatgtgttccatgcTTCTATGCTGAGACGGTATCACTCAGATCCTTCCCATGTCGTGGCGATTAAAGAAATCGAGGTTAGACCATACGtaactttcgaggaagagcccatacaaataattggtCGTGATGTTAAG ggaattagtgtTAGATCTCGGTTTTGGATTCCTGCCGATTTGCTCTTCAGATCAGAGAAATATGCGTGTTTAGTGATCAAAGTAAAAGCTAGTAAAGGCTTGGCgttcag AGATGACTCCTCTCCTATGTCGCTCCGTCTAATGGtaaatggcgagggcaatgaagtAGGCAAGGTCGAAGACGTGCCCGTTCGCCTTGCTCCACAAGAAATAGGTGTtgtgagtgttgacgatgccgGTGATCTCTCACTGTCCTGTTag